The Planctomycetota bacterium genome contains the following window.
CCATTCTGCCGAAGGTCCCTATTATCGGGTGTCCCCGAATCCCGCCTCAGCGGGAGGAGCGGGGCGGGAATGACATTTCATGTCACTTTGTCTTGAAGCCGGAGACCGCGGAAGATTATAGTTCGCTCAAGAATTTAACGACAAGGAGCGGGATTTGGATGCGCTGGACGGGCAAACCGCTTGATTTTTCGATGTTCATCAAATCGCCCAACGCCCAGCCGATTAGCCGCCAGATGGAGATGTATTTAGAGGTAATTATTTAATCCAATATGAAAGTTGACAAAACCGCTTTTTACGGTTATTATATTACCATGCGCGATAAAACCATATCCACGCTGATTATTATCTGCCTAAGTCTGGCTATTATTTTATGCCTCCCTATCGGAAACAATACCTGTGCGGATGAACCCAAGATAAAAAATACGCAAGTTGATTCTGCCGCCGATGATTACACCCCGGTTACGCCCACTAAGAAATCCAAGGACTCCATTGAAATCCAGCCGATGCTTTCGGACAGCTACGATTCCGGCACAACGGGCCTCTATTCCGAACCCACTATCAAAGGAATGGATGATTTGCCGTTTTCCATTGTTTACATGAAGCGCAAAAAACCCTCCCAGATAAACCTGAAACGCTACGAAGCGGAATTAAACAAGACCTTCAACCGCGCCAAACCATCGCGTATCAATGAAAAGCCGAATCTCAACTCATTCGATACGAATCAACTGATTAAATCATCCCTTGCTCTCTTTAAAGACGACAAGTTCAGGGAATCGGCGGAAACCATCAAGAAAATACTGCTTGAAAACCCTGAGAACGGGGTCGCACTTATCCTTTACGGGAACGCCCTCTTCGCGATGGGCGATTACACATTTAGCGCCCGCGCCATACGCAAGGGAATGGCAATCGTTAACGACCTCGAAGATACGCCCATGGACTTAAAAGAATTCTATGACGACCCAAAAACATTCGACAAGCAAACCGAAGAGCTGGCGATACTGGCAAAATACTCCCCGGAAAGTTTCGAAGCCAAATTTCTCCTGGGCTATGTTTACTATTTCAGCGGTAAAACAAATGAAAGCCTTGCCATATTAAAACCGCTTGCCGAATTCAAGGAGCCGGACAAAGAAGCCTTGCGGTTCGTGCTCCGCGCCAAAGAAATCATGCGCAAGCAAAACACGCCCCCATCAAAAACAAAAGATTGATATTTTCTTTGACCCCGTTAGAGATTTATGTTAATTTGTTTTTTAATGGTTTCATATGT
Protein-coding sequences here:
- a CDS encoding tetratricopeptide repeat protein, whose amino-acid sequence is MKVDKTAFYGYYITMRDKTISTLIIICLSLAIILCLPIGNNTCADEPKIKNTQVDSAADDYTPVTPTKKSKDSIEIQPMLSDSYDSGTTGLYSEPTIKGMDDLPFSIVYMKRKKPSQINLKRYEAELNKTFNRAKPSRINEKPNLNSFDTNQLIKSSLALFKDDKFRESAETIKKILLENPENGVALILYGNALFAMGDYTFSARAIRKGMAIVNDLEDTPMDLKEFYDDPKTFDKQTEELAILAKYSPESFEAKFLLGYVYYFSGKTNESLAILKPLAEFKEPDKEALRFVLRAKEIMRKQNTPPSKTKD